A genomic window from Parasteatoda tepidariorum isolate YZ-2023 chromosome 10, CAS_Ptep_4.0, whole genome shotgun sequence includes:
- the LOC122271426 gene encoding probable glutamate receptor: MAAYFPSKLRITALPIAAAAEIKRINNTTIISGFEAELINLLSRKLNFEYEILVPTDLLYGSRDAFGNWTGMMGMLARNEADVAFSLMGITEERSAVVDFSIPYLPFEKTFLMHHASFLPNTSAFTYPFSRLVWFLFFIVLLLVTVLFRALISPRDSVCSVFIKLWASSFGQGLNYNPRSMSRRIPLGIWLIYSYLIILSYSSVLLSFLTSPIRMKQIKDFKELYAAVREGEMECRAALPTLEAEYLSKSDIPHLKGLGEYIKKNK, translated from the coding sequence atggCAGCTTATTTTCCCTCTAAACTTAGAATCACAGCCCTACCAATTGCCGCAGCcgcagaaattaaaagaatcaaCAATACTACCATTATCTCGGGATTTGAAGCAgaattaataaatctattatCACGTAAACTAAATTTCGAATATGAGATTCTTGTTCCCACCGACTTATTGTACGGTTCAAGGGATGCATTCGGGAACTGGACAGGAATGATGGGAATGCTTGCAAGGAATGAAGCTGACGTGGCATTCTCATTAATGGGTATCACCGAAGAGAGGTCAGCTGTAGTGGACTTCAGCATACCTTACCTCCCTTTCGAAAAAACGTTTCTGATGCACCATGCTTCATTCCTGCCCAACACATCAGCATTCACGTATCCTTTCAGCAGACTCGTAtggtttttattctttatcgTACTCCTCTTAGTAACAGTGCTATTTCGAGCTTTGATCTCCCCAAGAGATTCTGTTTGTTCCGTTTTCATCAAATTGTGGGCATCTTCTTTCGGACAGGGACTGAACTACAACCCTCGTTCAATGTCCAGGCGAATACCACTTGGAATTTGGCTCATTTATTCATACCTGATTATTCTGAGTTACAGCTCAGTCCTGTTATCGTTTTTGACATCCCCGATTAGAATGAAgcaaataaaagatttcaagGAACTCTACGCTGCAGTCAGAGAGGGGGAAATGGAGTGCCGAGCAGCATTGCCCACTCTGGAAGCAGAGTATTTGTCGAAAAGCGATATACCCCATCTCAAAGGATTAggagaatatattaaaaagaataaatga
- the LOC107456119 gene encoding glutamate receptor U1-like, whose amino-acid sequence MADYFPSKLRIAALPLSVVLQIKRINNTTIISGCEAELINLLSRKLNFEYEILVPSDSTYGSRDAFGNWTGMMGMLTRNEADVGFPFIGITEERAAAADFNIPYLPFEKTFMMNHASFLPKTSAFTYPFSRLVWFSFFIVLLLVTVLFRALISPRDSVCSVFINLWASSFGQGLNYSPRSMSRRILLGIWLIYSYLIILSYSSVLLSFLTSPIRMKQIKDFKELYAAVREGKMECRSGYPSLEAEYLSKSDVPHVKGLGEYVKKNKWYFSPSTIRSVPKHTALLGSPILFRILFGNPKKHFYSKETFGFFGSAALSKDFCCKERFKTILLRICSGGLYNKFMSDLFFKLDLKRSSNNDIYSRSSASPLGLSDLNGLFIILGIGWALAIFTLILEITYSRWVRSKLPQT is encoded by the coding sequence atggCAGATTATTTTCCCTCTAAACTTAGAATCGCAGCCCTACCACTTTCCGTAGtcttacaaattaaaagaatcaaCAACACTACCATCATCTCGGGATGTGAAGCAGAATTAATAAATCTACTATCACGTAAACTAAATTTCGAATATGAGATTCTTGTTCCCTCCGATTCAACGTACGGTTCAAGGGATGCATTCGGAAATTGGACTGGAATGATGGGAATGCTTACAAGGAATGAAGCTGACGTGGGATTCCCCTTTATAGGTATCACCGAAGAGAGGGCTGCTGCAGCGGACTTCAACATACCTTACCTCCCTTTCGAAAAAACGTTTATGATGAACCATGCTTCATTCTTGCCCAAAACATCAGCATTCACGTATCCTTTCAGCAGACTCGTATGGTTTTCATTCTTTATCGTACTCCTCTTAGTGACAGTGCTATTTCGAGCTTTGATTTCCCCAAGAGATTCTGTTTGTTCCGTTTTCATCAATTTGTGGGCATCTTCTTTCGGACAGGGACTGAACTACAGCCCTCGTTCAATGTCCAGGCGGATACTACTTGGAATTTGGCTCATTTATTCATATCTGATAATTCTGAGTTACAGCTCAGTCCTGTTATCGTTTTTGACATCCCCGATTAGAATGAAgcaaataaaagatttcaagGAACTCTATGCGGCAGTCAGAGAGGGGAAAATGGAGTGCCGATCAGGATACCCCTCTCTGGAAGCAGAGTATTTGTCAAAAAGCGATGTACCCCATGTTAAAGGATTAGGGGAAtatgttaaaaagaataaatggtACTTCTCACCTAGTACGATCCGAAGTGTACCGAAACACACAGCATTGCTCGGGTCACCCATTCTATTTCGCATACTTTTTGGGAATCCTAAGAAGCACTTTTATTCGAAGGAAACTTTTGGATTTTTCGGATCAGCTGCACTCAGCAAAGATTTTTGCTGCAAAGAGCGTTTCAAAACAATCCTACTCAGAATTTGTAGTGGTGgcttatataataaattcatgagcgatttattctttaaattagatttaaagagAAGTTCAAACAATGACATTTATAGTAGGTCTTCAGCATCACCTTTAGGATTATCAGATTTAAATGGACTGTTCATTATTCTAGGTATAGGCTGGGCATTAGCTATTTTCACTTTGATATTGGAAATCACCTACAGTCGATGGGTACGCTCAAAACTTCCCCAAACCTAA
- the LOC110283499 gene encoding probable glutamate receptor, protein MAAYFPSKLRISALPIVKALEIKRINNITIISGFEAELINLLSSKLNFEYEILVPSDSSYGSNDTFGNWTGMMGMLARNEADMAFSLMGITEERSTVVDFSMPYLPLDKTFLMHHASFLPKTSAFTYPFSRLVWCLFFIVLLLVTVLFRTLISPRDSICSVFINLWASSFGQGMNYNPRSISRRIPLGIWLIYSYLITLSYSSVLLSFLTSPIRMKQIKDFKELYAAVREGKMECRAALPTLEAEYLSKSDIPHLKGLGEYIKKNKWYYTSYDRQSVPKHAAMLGSPFLFRLVFGSPQSYFYSKDAFGYFPFGVAISKHFCCKKRFNKIILRILSGGLYNKFMSDVFFKLDLKKNLNGGVYQSASASALGLSDLNGLFIILGIGWALAVFTLILEITFSRWLCSKPLQT, encoded by the coding sequence ATGGCAGCTTATTTTCCCTCTAAACTTAGAATCTCAGCCCTACCAATTGTCAAAGccttagaaattaaaagaattaacaatATTACCATTATCTCTGGATTTGAAGCAGAATTAATAAATCTATTGTCAAGTAAACTTAATTTCGAATATGAAATTCTTGTTCCCTCAGACTCATCGTACGGTTCAAATGATACATTCGGAAACTGGACTGGAATGATGGGAATGCTCGCAAGGAATGAAGCTGACATGGCATTCTCCTTAATGGGTATCACCGAAGAAAGGTCAACTGTTGTGGACTTCAGCATGCCTTACCTACCTCTCGACAAAACATTTCTGATGCACCATGCTTCATTCTTGCCAAAAACATCAGCATTCACGTATCCTTTCAGCAGGCTTGTATGGTGTTTATTCTTTATCGTACTGCTCTTAGTAACAGTGCTATTTCGAACTTTGATTTCCCCAAGAGATTCTATTTGCTccgttttcataaatttgtggGCATCGTCTTTCGGACAAGGAATGAACTACAACCCTCGTTCAATTTCCAGGCGGATACCACTAGGAATTTGGCTTATATATTCATATCTGATAACTCTGAGTTACAGCTCAGTCCTGTTATCGTTTTTGACATCCCCGATTAGAATGAAgcaaataaaagatttcaagGAACTCTACGCTGCAGTCAGAGAGGGAAAAATGGAGTGTCGAGCAGCATTACCCACTCTGGAAGCAGAGTATTTGTCAAAAAGCGATATACCCCATCTCAAAGGATTAggagaatatattaaaaagaataaatggtACTACACATCTTATGACAGACAAAGTGTACCAAAACACGCAGCAATGCTTGGGTCACCTTTTCTGTTTCGCTTAGTTTTTGGGTCCCCTCAATCTTACTTTTACTCGAAGGACGCGTTTGGATATTTTCCGTTCGGAGTTGCAATTAGCAAACACTTCTGTTGCAAAAAgcgtttcaataaaataattctccGAATTTTAAGTGGTGgcttatataataaattcatgagcgatgtattctttaaattagatttaaagaaaaatttaaatggtggCGTTTATCAAAGTGCATCAGCATCAGCTTTAGGATTATCAGATTTAAATGGACTGTTCATTATTCTAGGTATAGGCTGGGCATTAGCTGTTTTTACTTTGATACTGGAAATCACCTTCAGTAGATGGTTGTGCTCAAAACCTCTCCAAACCTAA